The following proteins come from a genomic window of Methanocella sp.:
- a CDS encoding tRNA(His) guanylyltransferase Thg1 family protein, producing MADERFKVKEIYKDIRALPPVVIRADGRNFKESLARLRFKKPYDLKFEKAMMAAGRALMESSGLGPLWVYTFSDEFNIFFKDLPFDGRVEKLDSVVPSFLSSALTLALKLSTPLAFDARVVPLHYEDVAGYLQWRQAEAWRNHMQSYGFYMLIREGLAEPQASKQLRGMKFEDIHEMMWRRGVNLNETPAWQRKGVFIYKKMVVKRGFDQGKKENVRVRRTEVEESWDPPLFGSKEGEAFLKSLKLF from the coding sequence ATGGCAGACGAGCGATTCAAGGTAAAGGAGATCTATAAGGATATCCGGGCGCTGCCGCCTGTCGTCATACGGGCCGACGGGCGCAACTTCAAGGAGTCACTGGCCAGGCTCAGATTTAAGAAGCCCTACGACCTGAAGTTCGAGAAGGCGATGATGGCCGCGGGGCGCGCACTCATGGAGTCCAGCGGCCTGGGGCCGCTCTGGGTGTACACGTTCTCGGATGAATTCAACATCTTCTTTAAGGATCTTCCTTTCGACGGCCGCGTAGAGAAGCTCGACTCCGTGGTGCCCTCGTTCCTGTCCAGCGCCCTGACGCTCGCCTTAAAATTGAGCACGCCCCTGGCCTTCGACGCCCGCGTCGTTCCCCTGCACTACGAGGACGTGGCGGGCTACCTGCAGTGGCGGCAGGCGGAGGCATGGCGCAACCACATGCAGTCCTACGGCTTTTACATGCTCATCAGGGAGGGCCTGGCGGAGCCGCAGGCGTCGAAGCAGCTGCGCGGCATGAAGTTCGAGGACATCCACGAGATGATGTGGCGGCGCGGCGTGAACCTGAACGAGACGCCCGCGTGGCAGCGGAAGGGCGTGTTCATCTACAAAAAAATGGTCGTCAAGCGGGGCTTCGACCAGGGAAAAAAGGAGAACGTCCGCGTGAGGAGAACGGAGGTCGAGGAGTCCTGGGACCCGCCGTTGTTCGGGTCAAAAGAGGGCGAGGCTTTTTTAAAGAGCC
- a CDS encoding MFS transporter produces the protein MSVNILNNVRLPSYDRRLWVLFFGMALNQFGMSIVMPFISIYLYYYQGVSAGLVGFAMFVSSFVGAIFQFVGGEMCDRLGRRFTFILGLAILITSFLLLGWAVGAKANYGLYLLILCMTRVATGLFRPIPNIIATDLVPSEKRLETFSLLRIGQNAGFALGPMVGGFMALLSYSSMFYFTAITSSIYLFLVVFFIGDTRTCMPARRFRLTDLRKIPDDRPFMVFSVLVFLVSIVYSQMYSPLSVYSKGFVGLSEPEIGMLFAINGIMVVAAQYFVTRLTDRYRLTLSMGIGVMLYALGFGLVAFSHSFLMLALCIFIVTLGELTYMPPQTTLTANLSMEENRGRYQGISGLTSTLGFAVGPLLGGILLDHLPGMYVWLVVGAAGVACALSFIYLKKLVPPDKNGSYILED, from the coding sequence ATGTCCGTGAACATACTTAACAATGTAAGGCTGCCCTCGTATGACCGGAGGCTGTGGGTCCTCTTTTTCGGCATGGCCCTAAACCAGTTCGGCATGTCCATCGTGATGCCCTTCATTTCCATCTACCTCTACTACTACCAGGGAGTTTCGGCGGGCCTCGTGGGGTTCGCCATGTTCGTCTCGTCGTTCGTGGGGGCCATCTTCCAGTTCGTAGGCGGCGAGATGTGCGACCGGCTGGGCCGTCGTTTCACCTTCATCCTGGGCCTGGCGATCCTCATAACCAGCTTCCTGCTGCTCGGGTGGGCGGTCGGCGCGAAAGCGAATTACGGGCTCTACCTGCTCATCCTCTGCATGACCCGAGTCGCCACCGGGCTCTTCCGCCCTATACCTAATATCATCGCCACCGACCTGGTGCCTTCGGAAAAGCGCCTGGAGACGTTTAGCCTGTTACGCATCGGGCAGAATGCCGGGTTCGCCTTAGGGCCCATGGTGGGCGGTTTCATGGCGCTCCTGTCCTACTCGTCGATGTTTTATTTCACGGCCATCACCAGCAGTATCTATCTATTCCTTGTCGTCTTTTTCATCGGCGATACGCGAACGTGTATGCCGGCACGGCGGTTCAGGCTGACGGACCTGCGCAAAATACCGGACGACAGGCCGTTCATGGTCTTCTCCGTCCTGGTGTTCCTCGTCTCAATCGTCTACTCGCAGATGTACTCGCCGCTCTCCGTTTACTCGAAGGGGTTCGTGGGGCTCTCGGAGCCGGAGATCGGCATGCTCTTCGCCATCAACGGCATCATGGTCGTGGCGGCGCAGTACTTCGTGACCAGGCTCACGGACCGCTACCGGCTCACCCTGTCCATGGGCATCGGCGTGATGCTCTACGCGCTGGGCTTCGGGCTCGTCGCGTTCTCTCACAGTTTCCTGATGCTGGCCTTATGCATATTCATCGTCACGCTGGGCGAGTTAACGTACATGCCCCCGCAGACGACCCTTACGGCCAACCTGTCCATGGAGGAGAACCGCGGCCGGTACCAGGGCATCAGCGGGCTGACGAGCACCCTGGGCTTTGCGGTCGGGCCGCTGCTGGGCGGAATACTCCTGGACCACCTGCCGGGCATGTACGTGTGGCTCGTCGTGGGAGCGGCAGGCGTCGCCTGTGCTCTGAGCTTTATTTACTTAAAAAAGCTGGTGCCGCCAGACAAGAATGGCTCGTATATTCTAGAAGACTAA
- a CDS encoding PRC-barrel domain-containing protein — MIADITSLFDLNVYTDKGKYVGKVQDVQLEANERKISGLALGNVNKDLFDVETKGVIIPYRWVLAAGDIVIIRQPNVSLGEKGEEAEEI; from the coding sequence ATGATTGCTGATATAACCTCTTTATTCGACCTGAACGTGTATACTGACAAGGGGAAATACGTGGGCAAGGTGCAGGACGTCCAGCTCGAGGCGAACGAGAGGAAGATCTCCGGCCTGGCGCTGGGTAATGTCAACAAGGACCTGTTCGACGTGGAGACCAAGGGCGTCATCATCCCGTACAGGTGGGTGCTCGCCGCGGGCGACATCGTCATCATAAGGCAGCCGAACGTCAGTCTCGGCGAGAAGGGCGAAGAAGCCGAAGAGATATAA